A stretch of the Clavibacter sp. B3I6 genome encodes the following:
- a CDS encoding DUF4190 domain-containing protein, giving the protein MTDARDPNSIPEQHSYPAPPPAPDSGYIPPYAPSAPAAPAGGKGLAIASLIVAIVAFLGAFIPFLNYVVFIPAVVAIVLAIVALAKRKAGRPLALTGLIVGALALILSIVLAVVYTVGFAAAVSESLPRSEGGSEASAAPLDEGQTEEEAGPAVGTRDNPAPIGTVVTGLAGGTPEWEVTLGTPVLEANAAVTAENMFNDPAPEGMQYAMVPVTATYVGTESASPMFEIQVEFVSAAGTTHTESDTLAVAPEPQFNSINELFPGASGTGNVVIAIPSADAAAGTWAVTPGFLADPYYFVAQ; this is encoded by the coding sequence ATGACCGATGCGCGAGACCCGAACTCGATTCCCGAACAGCACTCCTACCCCGCACCCCCTCCCGCCCCCGACAGCGGCTACATCCCTCCCTACGCCCCTTCCGCCCCCGCAGCGCCCGCCGGTGGCAAGGGGCTCGCCATCGCGTCCCTCATCGTCGCGATCGTCGCGTTCCTCGGCGCGTTCATCCCCTTCCTCAACTACGTGGTGTTCATCCCCGCAGTCGTCGCCATCGTGCTCGCCATCGTGGCGCTCGCGAAGCGCAAGGCGGGCAGGCCGTTGGCCCTCACCGGCCTCATCGTGGGTGCCCTCGCGCTCATCCTCAGCATCGTGCTCGCCGTGGTGTACACCGTCGGATTCGCGGCGGCGGTCTCCGAGAGCCTGCCCCGCAGCGAGGGCGGCTCCGAGGCGTCCGCCGCTCCGCTTGACGAGGGCCAGACGGAGGAGGAGGCGGGCCCGGCCGTCGGGACGCGCGACAACCCGGCCCCGATCGGCACGGTCGTGACGGGTCTCGCAGGTGGCACGCCCGAGTGGGAGGTCACGCTCGGGACGCCCGTCCTGGAGGCGAACGCGGCGGTGACCGCGGAGAACATGTTCAACGACCCCGCGCCGGAGGGCATGCAGTACGCCATGGTGCCCGTGACCGCGACGTACGTCGGCACGGAGTCCGCCAGCCCGATGTTCGAGATCCAGGTCGAGTTCGTGTCCGCCGCGGGCACGACGCACACCGAGTCCGACACTCTCGCCGTCGCCCCCGAACCGCAGTTCAATTCCATCAACGAACTGTTTCCCGGAGCGTCGGGGACGGGCAACGTCGTGATCGCCATCCCGAGCGCGGATGCCGCGGCCGGGACCTGGGCGGTGACGCCGGGCTTCCTCGCGGATCCTTATTACTTCGTCGCACAGTAG
- a CDS encoding DUF1801 domain-containing protein has product MPAADPDASRHDVDARLAALAHPLGSAVEVIRAAVRSACPDAVESWKWNAPSWSLGDHFATLALRKPGEVLLVLHAGARTAPDRPAVQVADPTGLLRVAGPHRAIATFRSEAEARGARPALEAVVRAWVAQLDPPGTVGGEPRAL; this is encoded by the coding sequence GTGCCCGCCGCCGATCCCGACGCCTCCCGCCACGATGTCGACGCCCGCCTCGCCGCGCTCGCGCATCCGCTCGGGTCGGCCGTCGAGGTGATCCGCGCCGCGGTGCGCTCCGCCTGCCCCGACGCGGTCGAGTCGTGGAAGTGGAACGCCCCCAGCTGGTCCCTCGGCGACCACTTCGCGACCCTCGCCCTGCGGAAGCCCGGCGAGGTGCTGCTCGTGCTGCACGCGGGAGCGCGGACGGCGCCCGACCGCCCCGCCGTCCAGGTGGCGGACCCGACCGGCCTCCTGCGCGTGGCCGGTCCGCATCGCGCCATCGCGACGTTCCGCAGCGAAGCCGAGGCGCGCGGCGCCCGTCCCGCGCTCGAGGCCGTCGTCCGCGCATGGGTGGCGCAGCTCGACCCACCCGGCACCGTTGGAGGAGAACCGCGCGCGCTGTGA